In Macaca fascicularis isolate 582-1 chromosome X, T2T-MFA8v1.1, one DNA window encodes the following:
- the PNCK gene encoding calcium/calmodulin-dependent protein kinase type 1B isoform X5 — translation MLLLKKHTEDISSVYEIRERLGSGAFSEVVLAQERGSAHLVALKCIPKKALRGKEALVENEIAVLRRISHPNIVALEDVHESPSHLYLAMELVTGGELFDRIMERGSYTEKDASHLVGQVLGAVSYLHSLGIVHRDLKAGNMLGTACGTPGYVAPELLEQKPYGKAVDVWALGVISYILLCGYPPFYDESDPELFNQILRASYEFDSPFWDDISESAKDFIRHLLERDPQKRFTCQQALQHLWISGDTAFDRDILGSVSEQIQKNFARMHWKRAFNATSFLRHIRKLGQSPEAEGASEQGLARHSHSGLHTGQPPKW, via the exons ATGCTGCTGCTGAAGAAACACACGGAGGACATCAGCAGCGTCTATGAGATCCGCGAGAGGCTCGGCTC gggtgccttctccGAGGTGGTGCTGGCCCAGGAGCGGGGCTCGGCACACCTCGTGGCCCTCAAGTGCATCCCCAAGAAGGCCCTCCGGGGCAAGGAGGCCCTGGTGGAGAACGAGATCGCAGTGCTCCGTAG GATCAGCCACCCCAACATTGTTGCTCTGGAGGATGTCCACGAGAGCCCTTCCCACCTCTACCTGGCCATGGAACT GGTGACGGGTGGCGAGCTGTTTGATCGCATCATGGAGCGCGGCTCCTACACAGAGAAGGATGCCAGCCATCTGGTGGGTCAGGTCCTCGGCGCCGTCTCCTACCTGCACAGCCTGGGGATCGTGCACCGGGACCTCAAG GCTGGCAACATGCTAGGCACCGCCTGTGGGACCCCCGGATATGTGG CCCCAGAGCTCTTGGAGCAGAAACCCTACGGGAAGGCCGTAGATGTGTGGGCACTGGGCGTCATCTCCTACATCCT GCTGTGTGGGTATCCCCCCTTCTACGACGAGAGCGACCCTGAACTCTTCAACCAGATCCTGAGGGCCAGCTATGAGTTTGACTCTCCTTTCTGGGATGACATCTCAGAATCAG CCAAAGACTTCATCCGGCACCTTCTGGAGCGAGACCCCCAGAAGAGGTTCACCTGCCAACAGGCCTTGCAGCATCTTTG GATCTCTGGGGACACAGCCTTCGACAGGGACATCTTAGGCTCTGTCAGTGAGCAGATCCAGAAGAACTTTGCTCGGATGCACTGGAAG CGAGCCTTCAATGCCACCTCATTCCTGCGCCACATCCGGAAGCTGGGGCAGAGCCCAGAGGCCGAGGGGGCCTCTGAGCAGGGCCTGGCCCGCCACAGCCACTCAGGCCTCCATACTGGCCAGCCCCCCAAGTGGTGA
- the DUSP9 gene encoding dual specificity protein phosphatase 9 isoform X2, which yields MEGLGRSCLWLRRELSPPRPRLLLLDCRSRELYESARIGGALSVALPALLLRRLRRGSLSVRALLPGPPLQPPPPAPVLLYDQGGGRRRRGEAEAEAEEWEAESVLGTLLQKLREEGYLAYYLQGGFSRFQAECPHLCETSLSGRAGSSMAPVPSPVPVVGLGSLCLGSDCSDAESEADRDSMSCGLDSEGATPPPVGLRASFPVQILPNLYLGSARDSANLESLAKLGIRYILNVTPNLPNFFEKNGDFHYKQIPISDHWSQNLSQFFPEAIEFIDEALSQNCGVLVHCLAGVSRSVTVTVAYLMQKLHLSLNDAYDLVKRKKSNISPNFNFMGQLLDFERSLRLEERRSQEQGSGGQASMASDPPSFFTTPTSDGAFELAPT from the exons ATGGAGGGTCTGGGCCGCTCGTGCCTGTGGCTGCGCCGGGAGCTGTCGCCCCCGCGACCGCGGCTTCTGCTCCTGGACTGCCGTAGCCGCGAGCTGTACGAGTCGGCGCGCATCGGTGGGGCGCTGAGCGTGGCACTGCCGGCGCTGCTGCTGCGCCGCCTGCGAAGGGGCAGCCTGTCGGTGCGCGCGCTCCTGCCCGGGCCGCCGCTGCAGCCGCCCCCACCTGCCCCGGTGCTCCTGTACGACCAGGGTGGGGGCCGGCGCCGGCGCGGGGAGGCAGAGGCCGAGGCCGAGGAGTGGGAGGCCGAGTCGGTGCTGGGCACCCTGCTGCAGAAGCTGCGAGAGGAAGGCTACCTGGCCTACTACCTTCAGG GTGGCTTCAGCAGATTCCAGGCCGAGTGCCCTCACCTGTGTGAGACCAGCCTTAGTGGCCGTGCCGGCTCCAGCATGGCCCCGGTGCCCAGTCCGGTGCCTGTAGTGGGGTTGGGCAGTCTGTGCCTGGGCTCCGACTGCTCTGATGCGGAATCCGAGGCTGACCGCGACTCCATGAGCTGTGGCCTGGATTCGGAGGGTGCCACACCCCCGCCAGTGGGGCTGCGGGCATCCTTCCCTGTCCAGATCCTGCCCAACCTCTATCTGGGCAGTGCCCGGGATTCCGCCAACTTGGAGAGCCTGGCCAAACTGGGCATCCGCTACATCCTCAATGTCACCCCCAACCTCCCAAACTTCTTCGAGAAGAATGGCGACTTTCACTACAAGCAGATCCCCATCTCCGACCACTGGAGCCAGAACCTGTCGCAGTTCTTCCCGGAGGCTATTGAGTTCATCG ATGAGGCCTTGTCCCAGAACTGCGGGGTGCTCGTCCACTGCCTGGCGGGGGTCAGCCGTTCTGTCACCGTCACTGTGGCCTACCTCATGCAGAAGCTCCACCTCTCTCTCAACGATGCCTATGACCTGGTCAAGAGAAAGAAGTCTAACATCTCCCCCAACTTCAACTTCATGGGGCAGTTGCTGGACTTTGAGCGCAGCCTGCGGCTGGAGGAGCGCCGCTCACAGGAGCAGGGCAGTGGGGGGCAGGCATCCATGGCCTCTGACCCGCCCTCCTTCTTCACCACCCCCACCAGTGATGGCGCCTTCGAGCTGGCCCCCACCTAG
- the DUSP9 gene encoding dual specificity protein phosphatase 9 isoform X1, with protein sequence MEAAQVGPKGRQLPGKHVVAPVARRVGSRSPMEGLGRSCLWLRRELSPPRPRLLLLDCRSRELYESARIGGALSVALPALLLRRLRRGSLSVRALLPGPPLQPPPPAPVLLYDQGGGRRRRGEAEAEAEEWEAESVLGTLLQKLREEGYLAYYLQGGFSRFQAECPHLCETSLSGRAGSSMAPVPSPVPVVGLGSLCLGSDCSDAESEADRDSMSCGLDSEGATPPPVGLRASFPVQILPNLYLGSARDSANLESLAKLGIRYILNVTPNLPNFFEKNGDFHYKQIPISDHWSQNLSQFFPEAIEFIDEALSQNCGVLVHCLAGVSRSVTVTVAYLMQKLHLSLNDAYDLVKRKKSNISPNFNFMGQLLDFERSLRLEERRSQEQGSGGQASMASDPPSFFTTPTSDGAFELAPT encoded by the exons ATGGAGGCGGCCCAGGTGGGACCAAAAGGACGCCAGCTGCCCGGCAAGCACGTAGTAG CGCCCGTGGCCCGGCGTGTAGGGAGCCGATCGCCCATGGAGGGTCTGGGCCGCTCGTGCCTGTGGCTGCGCCGGGAGCTGTCGCCCCCGCGACCGCGGCTTCTGCTCCTGGACTGCCGTAGCCGCGAGCTGTACGAGTCGGCGCGCATCGGTGGGGCGCTGAGCGTGGCACTGCCGGCGCTGCTGCTGCGCCGCCTGCGAAGGGGCAGCCTGTCGGTGCGCGCGCTCCTGCCCGGGCCGCCGCTGCAGCCGCCCCCACCTGCCCCGGTGCTCCTGTACGACCAGGGTGGGGGCCGGCGCCGGCGCGGGGAGGCAGAGGCCGAGGCCGAGGAGTGGGAGGCCGAGTCGGTGCTGGGCACCCTGCTGCAGAAGCTGCGAGAGGAAGGCTACCTGGCCTACTACCTTCAGG GTGGCTTCAGCAGATTCCAGGCCGAGTGCCCTCACCTGTGTGAGACCAGCCTTAGTGGCCGTGCCGGCTCCAGCATGGCCCCGGTGCCCAGTCCGGTGCCTGTAGTGGGGTTGGGCAGTCTGTGCCTGGGCTCCGACTGCTCTGATGCGGAATCCGAGGCTGACCGCGACTCCATGAGCTGTGGCCTGGATTCGGAGGGTGCCACACCCCCGCCAGTGGGGCTGCGGGCATCCTTCCCTGTCCAGATCCTGCCCAACCTCTATCTGGGCAGTGCCCGGGATTCCGCCAACTTGGAGAGCCTGGCCAAACTGGGCATCCGCTACATCCTCAATGTCACCCCCAACCTCCCAAACTTCTTCGAGAAGAATGGCGACTTTCACTACAAGCAGATCCCCATCTCCGACCACTGGAGCCAGAACCTGTCGCAGTTCTTCCCGGAGGCTATTGAGTTCATCG ATGAGGCCTTGTCCCAGAACTGCGGGGTGCTCGTCCACTGCCTGGCGGGGGTCAGCCGTTCTGTCACCGTCACTGTGGCCTACCTCATGCAGAAGCTCCACCTCTCTCTCAACGATGCCTATGACCTGGTCAAGAGAAAGAAGTCTAACATCTCCCCCAACTTCAACTTCATGGGGCAGTTGCTGGACTTTGAGCGCAGCCTGCGGCTGGAGGAGCGCCGCTCACAGGAGCAGGGCAGTGGGGGGCAGGCATCCATGGCCTCTGACCCGCCCTCCTTCTTCACCACCCCCACCAGTGATGGCGCCTTCGAGCTGGCCCCCACCTAG
- the PNCK gene encoding calcium/calmodulin-dependent protein kinase type 1B isoform X4 has product MEPSGKRPDVWRQRGSIQALVAVGVQDMLLLKKHTEDISSVYEIRERLGSGAFSEVVLAQERGSAHLVALKCIPKKALRGKEALVENEIAVLRRISHPNIVALEDVHESPSHLYLAMELVTGGELFDRIMERGSYTEKDASHLVGQVLGAVSYLHSLGIVHRDLKPENLLYATPFEDSKIMVSDFGLSKIQAGNMLGTACGTPGYVAPELLEQKPYGKAVDVWALGVISYILLCGYPPFYDESDPELFNQILRASYEFDSPFWDDISESAKDFIRHLLERDPQKRFTCQQALQHLWISGDTAFDRDILGSVSEQIQKNFARMHWKRAFNATSFLRHIRKLGQSPEAEGASEQGLARHSHSGLHTGQPPKW; this is encoded by the exons ATGGAGCCTTCTGGAAAGCGGCCGGATGTGTGGAGGCAGAGAGGCAGCATCCAGGCGCTGGTCGCTGTCGGGGTGCAGG ACATGCTGCTGCTGAAGAAACACACGGAGGACATCAGCAGCGTCTATGAGATCCGCGAGAGGCTCGGCTC gggtgccttctccGAGGTGGTGCTGGCCCAGGAGCGGGGCTCGGCACACCTCGTGGCCCTCAAGTGCATCCCCAAGAAGGCCCTCCGGGGCAAGGAGGCCCTGGTGGAGAACGAGATCGCAGTGCTCCGTAG GATCAGCCACCCCAACATTGTTGCTCTGGAGGATGTCCACGAGAGCCCTTCCCACCTCTACCTGGCCATGGAACT GGTGACGGGTGGCGAGCTGTTTGATCGCATCATGGAGCGCGGCTCCTACACAGAGAAGGATGCCAGCCATCTGGTGGGTCAGGTCCTCGGCGCCGTCTCCTACCTGCACAGCCTGGGGATCGTGCACCGGGACCTCAAG CCCGAAAACCTCCTGTATGCCACACCCTTTGAGGACTCAAAGATCATGGTCTCTGACTTTGGACTCTCCAAAATCCAGGCTGGCAACATGCTAGGCACCGCCTGTGGGACCCCCGGATATGTGG CCCCAGAGCTCTTGGAGCAGAAACCCTACGGGAAGGCCGTAGATGTGTGGGCACTGGGCGTCATCTCCTACATCCT GCTGTGTGGGTATCCCCCCTTCTACGACGAGAGCGACCCTGAACTCTTCAACCAGATCCTGAGGGCCAGCTATGAGTTTGACTCTCCTTTCTGGGATGACATCTCAGAATCAG CCAAAGACTTCATCCGGCACCTTCTGGAGCGAGACCCCCAGAAGAGGTTCACCTGCCAACAGGCCTTGCAGCATCTTTG GATCTCTGGGGACACAGCCTTCGACAGGGACATCTTAGGCTCTGTCAGTGAGCAGATCCAGAAGAACTTTGCTCGGATGCACTGGAAG CGAGCCTTCAATGCCACCTCATTCCTGCGCCACATCCGGAAGCTGGGGCAGAGCCCAGAGGCCGAGGGGGCCTCTGAGCAGGGCCTGGCCCGCCACAGCCACTCAGGCCTCCATACTGGCCAGCCCCCCAAGTGGTGA
- the PNCK gene encoding calcium/calmodulin-dependent protein kinase type 1B isoform X2, which translates to MLLLKKHTEDISSVYEIRERLGSGAFSEVVLAQERGSAHLVALKCIPKKALRGKEALVENEIAVLRRISHPNIVALEDVHESPSHLYLAMELVTGGELFDRIMERGSYTEKDASHLVGQVLGAVSYLHSLGIVHRDLKPENLLYATPFEDSKIMVSDFGLSKIQAGNMLGTACGTPGYVAPELLEQKPYGKAVDVWALGVISYILLCGYPPFYDESDPELFNQILRASYEFDSPFWDDISESAKDFIRHLLERDPQKRFTCQQALQHLWISGDTAFDRDILGSVSEQIQKNFARMHWKRAFNATSFLRHIRKLGQSPEAEGASEQGLARHSHSGLHTGQPPKW; encoded by the exons ATGCTGCTGCTGAAGAAACACACGGAGGACATCAGCAGCGTCTATGAGATCCGCGAGAGGCTCGGCTC gggtgccttctccGAGGTGGTGCTGGCCCAGGAGCGGGGCTCGGCACACCTCGTGGCCCTCAAGTGCATCCCCAAGAAGGCCCTCCGGGGCAAGGAGGCCCTGGTGGAGAACGAGATCGCAGTGCTCCGTAG GATCAGCCACCCCAACATTGTTGCTCTGGAGGATGTCCACGAGAGCCCTTCCCACCTCTACCTGGCCATGGAACT GGTGACGGGTGGCGAGCTGTTTGATCGCATCATGGAGCGCGGCTCCTACACAGAGAAGGATGCCAGCCATCTGGTGGGTCAGGTCCTCGGCGCCGTCTCCTACCTGCACAGCCTGGGGATCGTGCACCGGGACCTCAAG CCCGAAAACCTCCTGTATGCCACACCCTTTGAGGACTCAAAGATCATGGTCTCTGACTTTGGACTCTCCAAAATCCAGGCTGGCAACATGCTAGGCACCGCCTGTGGGACCCCCGGATATGTGG CCCCAGAGCTCTTGGAGCAGAAACCCTACGGGAAGGCCGTAGATGTGTGGGCACTGGGCGTCATCTCCTACATCCT GCTGTGTGGGTATCCCCCCTTCTACGACGAGAGCGACCCTGAACTCTTCAACCAGATCCTGAGGGCCAGCTATGAGTTTGACTCTCCTTTCTGGGATGACATCTCAGAATCAG CCAAAGACTTCATCCGGCACCTTCTGGAGCGAGACCCCCAGAAGAGGTTCACCTGCCAACAGGCCTTGCAGCATCTTTG GATCTCTGGGGACACAGCCTTCGACAGGGACATCTTAGGCTCTGTCAGTGAGCAGATCCAGAAGAACTTTGCTCGGATGCACTGGAAG CGAGCCTTCAATGCCACCTCATTCCTGCGCCACATCCGGAAGCTGGGGCAGAGCCCAGAGGCCGAGGGGGCCTCTGAGCAGGGCCTGGCCCGCCACAGCCACTCAGGCCTCCATACTGGCCAGCCCCCCAAGTGGTGA
- the PNCK gene encoding calcium/calmodulin-dependent protein kinase type 1B isoform X1, producing MEPSGKRPDVWRQRGSIQALVAVGVQGVGAWDGSCRPGMWRRVCGGLAARRPSGDMLLLKKHTEDISSVYEIRERLGSGAFSEVVLAQERGSAHLVALKCIPKKALRGKEALVENEIAVLRRISHPNIVALEDVHESPSHLYLAMELVTGGELFDRIMERGSYTEKDASHLVGQVLGAVSYLHSLGIVHRDLKPENLLYATPFEDSKIMVSDFGLSKIQAGNMLGTACGTPGYVAPELLEQKPYGKAVDVWALGVISYILLCGYPPFYDESDPELFNQILRASYEFDSPFWDDISESAKDFIRHLLERDPQKRFTCQQALQHLWISGDTAFDRDILGSVSEQIQKNFARMHWKRAFNATSFLRHIRKLGQSPEAEGASEQGLARHSHSGLHTGQPPKW from the exons ATGGAGCCTTCTGGAAAGCGGCCGGATGTGTGGAGGCAGAGAGGCAGCATCCAGGCGCTGGTCGCTGTCGGGGTGCAGGGTGTGGGGGCGTGGGATGGCAGCTGTAGGCCTGGGATGTGGAGGCGCGTTTGCGGTGGCCTCGCTGCAAGGCGTCCGTCTGGGG ACATGCTGCTGCTGAAGAAACACACGGAGGACATCAGCAGCGTCTATGAGATCCGCGAGAGGCTCGGCTC gggtgccttctccGAGGTGGTGCTGGCCCAGGAGCGGGGCTCGGCACACCTCGTGGCCCTCAAGTGCATCCCCAAGAAGGCCCTCCGGGGCAAGGAGGCCCTGGTGGAGAACGAGATCGCAGTGCTCCGTAG GATCAGCCACCCCAACATTGTTGCTCTGGAGGATGTCCACGAGAGCCCTTCCCACCTCTACCTGGCCATGGAACT GGTGACGGGTGGCGAGCTGTTTGATCGCATCATGGAGCGCGGCTCCTACACAGAGAAGGATGCCAGCCATCTGGTGGGTCAGGTCCTCGGCGCCGTCTCCTACCTGCACAGCCTGGGGATCGTGCACCGGGACCTCAAG CCCGAAAACCTCCTGTATGCCACACCCTTTGAGGACTCAAAGATCATGGTCTCTGACTTTGGACTCTCCAAAATCCAGGCTGGCAACATGCTAGGCACCGCCTGTGGGACCCCCGGATATGTGG CCCCAGAGCTCTTGGAGCAGAAACCCTACGGGAAGGCCGTAGATGTGTGGGCACTGGGCGTCATCTCCTACATCCT GCTGTGTGGGTATCCCCCCTTCTACGACGAGAGCGACCCTGAACTCTTCAACCAGATCCTGAGGGCCAGCTATGAGTTTGACTCTCCTTTCTGGGATGACATCTCAGAATCAG CCAAAGACTTCATCCGGCACCTTCTGGAGCGAGACCCCCAGAAGAGGTTCACCTGCCAACAGGCCTTGCAGCATCTTTG GATCTCTGGGGACACAGCCTTCGACAGGGACATCTTAGGCTCTGTCAGTGAGCAGATCCAGAAGAACTTTGCTCGGATGCACTGGAAG CGAGCCTTCAATGCCACCTCATTCCTGCGCCACATCCGGAAGCTGGGGCAGAGCCCAGAGGCCGAGGGGGCCTCTGAGCAGGGCCTGGCCCGCCACAGCCACTCAGGCCTCCATACTGGCCAGCCCCCCAAGTGGTGA
- the PNCK gene encoding calcium/calmodulin-dependent protein kinase type 1B isoform X3 yields the protein MEPSGKRPDVWRQRGSIQALVAVGVQGVGAWDGSCRPGMWRRVCGGLAARRPSGDMLLLKKHTEDISSVYEIRERLGSGAFSEVVLAQERGSAHLVALKCIPKKALRGKEALVENEIAVLRRISHPNIVALEDVHESPSHLYLAMELVTGGELFDRIMERGSYTEKDASHLVGQVLGAVSYLHSLGIVHRDLKAGNMLGTACGTPGYVAPELLEQKPYGKAVDVWALGVISYILLCGYPPFYDESDPELFNQILRASYEFDSPFWDDISESAKDFIRHLLERDPQKRFTCQQALQHLWISGDTAFDRDILGSVSEQIQKNFARMHWKRAFNATSFLRHIRKLGQSPEAEGASEQGLARHSHSGLHTGQPPKW from the exons ATGGAGCCTTCTGGAAAGCGGCCGGATGTGTGGAGGCAGAGAGGCAGCATCCAGGCGCTGGTCGCTGTCGGGGTGCAGGGTGTGGGGGCGTGGGATGGCAGCTGTAGGCCTGGGATGTGGAGGCGCGTTTGCGGTGGCCTCGCTGCAAGGCGTCCGTCTGGGG ACATGCTGCTGCTGAAGAAACACACGGAGGACATCAGCAGCGTCTATGAGATCCGCGAGAGGCTCGGCTC gggtgccttctccGAGGTGGTGCTGGCCCAGGAGCGGGGCTCGGCACACCTCGTGGCCCTCAAGTGCATCCCCAAGAAGGCCCTCCGGGGCAAGGAGGCCCTGGTGGAGAACGAGATCGCAGTGCTCCGTAG GATCAGCCACCCCAACATTGTTGCTCTGGAGGATGTCCACGAGAGCCCTTCCCACCTCTACCTGGCCATGGAACT GGTGACGGGTGGCGAGCTGTTTGATCGCATCATGGAGCGCGGCTCCTACACAGAGAAGGATGCCAGCCATCTGGTGGGTCAGGTCCTCGGCGCCGTCTCCTACCTGCACAGCCTGGGGATCGTGCACCGGGACCTCAAG GCTGGCAACATGCTAGGCACCGCCTGTGGGACCCCCGGATATGTGG CCCCAGAGCTCTTGGAGCAGAAACCCTACGGGAAGGCCGTAGATGTGTGGGCACTGGGCGTCATCTCCTACATCCT GCTGTGTGGGTATCCCCCCTTCTACGACGAGAGCGACCCTGAACTCTTCAACCAGATCCTGAGGGCCAGCTATGAGTTTGACTCTCCTTTCTGGGATGACATCTCAGAATCAG CCAAAGACTTCATCCGGCACCTTCTGGAGCGAGACCCCCAGAAGAGGTTCACCTGCCAACAGGCCTTGCAGCATCTTTG GATCTCTGGGGACACAGCCTTCGACAGGGACATCTTAGGCTCTGTCAGTGAGCAGATCCAGAAGAACTTTGCTCGGATGCACTGGAAG CGAGCCTTCAATGCCACCTCATTCCTGCGCCACATCCGGAAGCTGGGGCAGAGCCCAGAGGCCGAGGGGGCCTCTGAGCAGGGCCTGGCCCGCCACAGCCACTCAGGCCTCCATACTGGCCAGCCCCCCAAGTGGTGA